One stretch of Saccharomonospora xinjiangensis XJ-54 DNA includes these proteins:
- a CDS encoding ATP-dependent DNA ligase produces the protein MWLSDVVTASSALAATRSRKAKTAFLAELLSGAPADELAAAVAFLTGTPAQGRIGIGWRTLSELRTAPAESPALTVAEVDATLGEVATTSGSGSARRRSELLRSLLSRATAEEQDFLFRLLTGELRQGALEGVMVEAVAAASDVPVEAVRRAFMLSGRLPSTAHAAMAGGVAALNAFRIEIGRPLRPMLASPAESLAEATAELGSVSVEYKLDGARIQVHRRGDDVRVYTRTLRDVTAHVGELADLVRGLPCDSVVLDGETLALDDGGRPRPFQETMSRFGSTREEQVHALLLRPYFFDCLHLDGTDLLDVPLRERQAALRTVAGEYVVPGEHDPGDPGAILAASLDAGHEGVVVKHLDSPYAAGRRGRAWLKVKPVHTLDLVVLGVEWGHGRRSGYLSNLHLGARDPDGGPPVMVGKTFKGLTDELLAWQTTELPRHETHRDDWTVYVRPDLVVEIELDGVQTSTRYPGGVALRFARVLRYRPDKDASDADTIDAVRRLLPGDRTADR, from the coding sequence ATGTGGCTGTCCGACGTCGTCACCGCCTCCTCGGCCCTCGCGGCGACCCGATCGCGCAAGGCCAAAACGGCCTTCCTCGCCGAGCTGCTGAGCGGCGCACCCGCCGACGAACTCGCCGCCGCCGTGGCCTTCCTGACGGGCACGCCCGCACAAGGCCGGATCGGCATCGGCTGGCGCACCCTGTCGGAGCTGCGGACAGCCCCCGCCGAGTCACCTGCCCTGACGGTCGCCGAGGTCGATGCGACGCTCGGCGAGGTGGCGACCACGAGTGGAAGCGGCTCCGCCCGCCGCCGCTCCGAACTGTTGCGGTCGTTGCTGTCGCGGGCCACAGCCGAGGAGCAGGACTTCCTGTTCCGGTTGCTCACCGGCGAACTACGGCAGGGCGCACTCGAAGGTGTCATGGTCGAGGCCGTCGCCGCCGCGTCGGACGTGCCTGTCGAGGCCGTGCGGCGCGCGTTCATGCTCTCCGGTCGCCTGCCCTCCACCGCTCACGCCGCCATGGCAGGTGGGGTGGCCGCGTTGAACGCCTTCCGCATCGAGATCGGCAGACCGCTTCGTCCGATGCTCGCCTCCCCCGCCGAATCACTCGCCGAAGCCACCGCCGAACTCGGCTCCGTTTCGGTCGAGTACAAGCTCGACGGGGCGAGGATCCAGGTCCACCGCCGAGGTGACGACGTCCGCGTCTACACGAGGACACTGCGTGACGTCACGGCGCACGTCGGCGAGCTGGCCGACCTCGTGCGCGGCCTGCCGTGCGATTCCGTCGTACTGGACGGCGAGACACTCGCGCTCGACGACGGTGGAAGGCCCCGGCCGTTCCAGGAGACCATGTCGCGTTTCGGAAGCACGCGAGAGGAGCAGGTGCACGCGCTGTTGCTGCGGCCCTACTTCTTCGACTGCCTTCACCTCGACGGCACCGACCTCCTCGATGTCCCGCTGCGTGAACGCCAGGCGGCATTGCGCACGGTCGCGGGCGAGTACGTCGTCCCAGGCGAGCACGACCCGGGCGACCCCGGCGCGATCCTCGCGGCGTCACTGGATGCCGGGCACGAGGGCGTCGTGGTCAAGCATCTCGATTCCCCCTACGCCGCCGGGCGTCGCGGCAGGGCCTGGCTGAAGGTGAAGCCGGTGCACACGCTCGACCTCGTGGTGCTCGGCGTCGAATGGGGACACGGGCGGCGCAGCGGCTACCTCTCGAATCTCCACCTCGGTGCGCGAGATCCGGACGGCGGGCCCCCGGTCATGGTCGGCAAGACGTTCAAGGGGCTCACCGACGAGTTGCTGGCCTGGCAGACCACCGAGCTACCCCGGCACGAGACCCACCGGGACGACTGGACGGTGTATGTGCGCCCCGACCTGGTGGTCGAGATCGAACTCGACGGCGTGCAGACCAGCACCCGCTACCCCGGCGGGGTGGCCCTGCGGTTCGCGAGGGTACTCCGGTACCGGCCGGACAAGGACGCGAGCGACGCCGACACCATCGACGCCGTGCGCCGCCTGCTGCCCGGCGATCGGACCGCCGATCGCTGA
- a CDS encoding class II fumarate hydratase, giving the protein MAEQEYRIERDTMGEVAVPADALYRAQTQRAVENFPISGRGLERSQIRALGLLKAAAARVNARLGVLDGDVAAAIAAAADEVAEGKHDAHFPIDVFQTGSGTSSNMNANEVIATLASRSLGRDVHPNDHVNASQSSNDTFPTTIRVATTEAVLTDVVPALDHLASVIEQRAAEWQDVVKSGRTHLMDAVPITFGQEAGAWAAQIRFGIERLRSGLPRLAELPIGGTAVGSGLNAPRGFGSAVAGELAKVTGLPLTEARDHFEAQAAQDGVVETSGHLRTVAVSLNKIANDLRWLGSGPRTGLAEVALPDLQPGSSIMPGKVNPVICEATLQVVAQVIGNDAAVAFAGSQGNFQLNVNLPVIARNVLESARLLAAVSRLLADKVIAGLKVNVETARAYAEGSPSIVTPLNAYLGYEEAAAVAKQALAELKPIRDVVIERGHVASGRLTERQLDEALDVLRMARGNR; this is encoded by the coding sequence ATGGCTGAACAGGAGTACCGGATCGAGCGCGACACGATGGGCGAGGTCGCCGTACCCGCCGATGCGCTCTACCGTGCGCAGACCCAGCGTGCCGTCGAGAACTTCCCGATCTCCGGCCGTGGTCTTGAACGTTCCCAGATTCGGGCGCTGGGATTGCTGAAGGCCGCTGCCGCGCGCGTCAACGCCCGGCTCGGCGTGCTGGACGGCGACGTAGCCGCCGCCATCGCCGCCGCGGCGGACGAGGTCGCCGAAGGCAAGCATGACGCTCACTTCCCCATCGACGTGTTCCAGACCGGGTCCGGAACCTCCTCGAACATGAACGCCAACGAGGTCATCGCGACACTAGCCTCGCGATCCCTCGGCCGGGATGTGCATCCGAACGACCACGTCAACGCCTCACAATCGTCGAACGACACGTTCCCCACCACCATTCGCGTCGCGACCACGGAGGCCGTGCTCACCGACGTGGTGCCCGCGCTCGACCACCTGGCGAGCGTGATCGAGCAGCGCGCCGCCGAGTGGCAAGACGTGGTGAAGTCCGGTCGCACCCACCTCATGGACGCCGTGCCGATCACGTTCGGACAGGAAGCGGGTGCGTGGGCCGCGCAGATCCGGTTCGGCATCGAACGGCTGCGCAGCGGGCTTCCGAGGCTGGCCGAATTGCCGATCGGCGGCACAGCGGTGGGCTCGGGCCTCAACGCACCGAGAGGTTTCGGCTCCGCCGTGGCAGGCGAACTGGCGAAGGTTACGGGTCTGCCGCTCACCGAGGCACGCGACCACTTCGAGGCACAGGCCGCTCAGGACGGCGTTGTCGAGACCTCGGGGCACCTCCGCACGGTGGCCGTCTCACTGAACAAGATCGCCAACGACCTGCGCTGGCTCGGCTCGGGACCGCGCACCGGCCTGGCCGAGGTGGCATTGCCGGATCTCCAACCGGGGTCGTCGATCATGCCGGGCAAGGTGAACCCGGTGATCTGTGAGGCCACGTTGCAGGTGGTGGCGCAGGTGATTGGTAACGACGCGGCGGTCGCGTTCGCCGGTTCGCAGGGCAACTTCCAGCTCAACGTCAACCTGCCCGTGATCGCGCGCAACGTGCTGGAGTCGGCACGGTTGCTCGCGGCGGTGTCGCGGTTGCTCGCCGACAAGGTGATCGCCGGGTTGAAGGTCAACGTGGAGACCGCGCGAGCGTACGCGGAAGGGTCCCCCTCGATCGTCACGCCGCTCAACGCCTATCTCGGCTACGAGGAGGCGGCCGCGGTGGCCAAGCAGGCGCTCGCGGAACTCAAGCCGATCCGCGACGTCGTGATCGAACGTGGGCACGTGGCGAGTGGCAGGCTCACCGAGCGGCAACTGGACGAGGCACTCGACGTGCTCAGGATGGCTCGCGGCAACCGCTGA
- a CDS encoding helix-turn-helix domain-containing protein: MEDVLGQVGPRLRRLRRERNRTLAALSESTGISVSTLSRLESGQRRPSLELLLPIARAHGVSLDDLVGAPPVDDPRVRMHPMRQDGRTVVPLTRNPGALQAYKIILAPADEEPDPRTHDGYEWLYVLSGRLRLVLAEHDVVLKTGEAAEFDTRLPHWFGNAGPYPAEILSLFGPQGERMHVRARPRRS, translated from the coding sequence ATGGAAGACGTCCTCGGGCAGGTCGGTCCCCGGCTGCGTCGCCTGCGGCGGGAACGCAACCGCACGCTGGCCGCGCTCTCGGAGAGCACCGGCATCTCGGTCAGCACCTTGTCGAGGCTGGAGTCGGGGCAGCGCAGACCGAGCCTCGAACTGCTGCTGCCGATCGCGCGGGCCCACGGCGTTTCGCTCGACGACCTCGTCGGCGCTCCACCGGTGGACGATCCGCGAGTGAGGATGCACCCGATGCGGCAGGACGGCAGAACCGTCGTGCCGCTCACCCGCAACCCCGGAGCGTTGCAGGCATACAAGATCATCCTCGCTCCGGCCGACGAGGAACCCGACCCGAGGACTCACGACGGATACGAGTGGCTGTATGTGTTGAGCGGGCGGTTGCGGCTCGTGCTCGCCGAGCACGACGTGGTGCTGAAGACGGGCGAGGCGGCGGAGTTCGACACGCGGCTGCCACACTGGTTCGGCAACGCAGGCCCGTATCCCGCCGAGATCCTCAGCCTTTTCGGGCCGCAGGGGGAGCGCATGCATGTGCGTGCCCGTCCCCGCCGAAGCTGA
- the trhA gene encoding PAQR family membrane homeostasis protein TrhA: MSDVVDTRPRLRGHIHFWSFFGAVAAGATLIALAASTVSGLAALATSVYGATVLGVFGVSALYHRRLWSPRAYAWMKRADHSMIFLFIAGTYTPFTLLAMSQPTGYIVLGVVWGGAIAGVALKMLWPTAPRWLGVPIYIALGWVAVFVLPELAANAGIAALVLLLVGGVLYTLGSVFYATRWPNYWPETFGYHEFFHACTVAAAIAHYIAIWLAMYA, translated from the coding sequence ATGTCCGACGTCGTGGACACCAGGCCCCGCCTGCGGGGACATATCCATTTCTGGAGTTTCTTCGGAGCCGTCGCGGCAGGAGCGACACTGATCGCGCTCGCCGCGTCCACGGTGTCGGGGCTCGCCGCCCTCGCCACGTCCGTCTACGGGGCGACCGTGCTCGGCGTGTTCGGGGTGAGCGCGCTGTACCACCGGAGGCTGTGGAGCCCTCGCGCGTACGCCTGGATGAAACGCGCCGACCACTCGATGATCTTCTTGTTCATCGCGGGCACGTACACACCGTTCACGCTGCTGGCGATGTCGCAGCCGACGGGCTACATCGTGCTCGGCGTGGTGTGGGGAGGTGCGATCGCGGGCGTGGCGCTGAAGATGCTGTGGCCGACGGCGCCGCGCTGGCTCGGTGTGCCCATCTACATCGCGCTCGGCTGGGTGGCGGTCTTCGTGCTGCCCGAGCTGGCGGCCAACGCCGGCATCGCGGCGCTGGTACTGCTGCTGGTCGGCGGCGTGCTGTACACGCTGGGGTCGGTTTTCTACGCGACGCGCTGGCCGAACTACTGGCCCGAGACCTTCGGCTACCACGAGTTCTTCCACGCCTGCACCGTGGCCGCGGCGATCGCGCACTACATCGCGATCTGGCTGGCCATGTACGCCTAG
- a CDS encoding ESX secretion-associated protein EspG translates to MMAVLTRPVALPRALLLHLWELEGLGDPHPLLGASDLYLPQDQRGEFTRRCFRELGRLGLAREDMLTREFRVALRIVASPGRELYCWSTYSDAEERDRKFLVASAGGDAVAMQVKDESVTIVPIAERHLVEAFLGELPEFPPAPVPELHTTRQAFDVRAENHDMFAAELTPEMEFERRLKAPREAVHQVYAGGTPDGRYRRSEPLSVIDLREEGRILVFADGQQNLHSLPGTPANLAKTFAATWQNL, encoded by the coding sequence GTGATGGCCGTACTGACCCGTCCCGTCGCGCTCCCTCGGGCTCTGCTGCTGCACCTGTGGGAGCTGGAAGGACTCGGTGATCCGCACCCGCTGCTGGGGGCGTCCGACCTCTACCTTCCTCAGGATCAGCGGGGTGAGTTCACGCGCCGCTGCTTCCGCGAGCTGGGCCGTCTCGGCCTTGCTCGGGAGGACATGCTCACCCGGGAGTTCCGCGTCGCACTGCGGATCGTGGCGTCTCCTGGCCGTGAGCTGTACTGCTGGAGCACGTATTCCGACGCTGAAGAGAGGGACCGCAAGTTCCTCGTGGCCTCTGCGGGAGGTGACGCGGTGGCGATGCAGGTCAAAGATGAGTCGGTGACGATCGTGCCGATCGCCGAACGCCACCTCGTCGAGGCGTTCCTCGGTGAGCTGCCCGAGTTCCCGCCCGCGCCGGTGCCGGAGCTGCACACGACCCGCCAGGCCTTCGACGTGCGGGCCGAGAATCACGACATGTTCGCCGCGGAGCTGACCCCGGAAATGGAATTCGAGAGACGGCTGAAGGCTCCGCGTGAAGCGGTGCACCAGGTCTACGCCGGTGGCACGCCGGATGGCAGGTATCGGCGCAGCGAACCGCTCTCCGTGATCGACCTCCGCGAGGAGGGCAGGATCCTGGTGTTCGCCGACGGACAACAGAATCTGCACAGTCTCCCCGGAACTCCGGCCAACCTGGCGAAGACCTTCGCGGCGACCTGGCAGAACCTGTAG
- a CDS encoding PhoH family protein has protein sequence MTAQRVPREDSGRSPVSAPGADAGSDSGATGDRTPRTYVLDTSVLLSDPWALTRFAEHHVVLPIVVISELEGKRHHPELGWFARESLRMLDDLRRTHGRLDVPVPIGACGGTVQVELNHSDPTVLPPGFRTDSNDHRILACALNLATERTSVTLVTKDIPLRVKAGAVGLAADEYRAEEVTPSGWTGMADLDVPAEAIDALFADGEVDLADFGRAEAAELPCNTGMRLMAGTTSALGRMTPAKRVRLVRGDREVFGLHGRSAEQRIALDLLMDPDVGIVSLGGRAGTGKSALALCAGLESVLERGMHRKVVVFRPLYAVGGQDLGYLPGTESEKMQPWAQAVFDTLGALVSQEVIDEVFDRGMLEVLPLTHIRGRSLHDAFVIVDEAQSLERNVLLTVLSRLGTASRVVLTHDVAQRDNLRVGRHDGVSAVIEKLKGHPLFAHVTLTRSERSPIAALVTEMLENHG, from the coding sequence GTGACTGCGCAGCGTGTGCCCCGAGAGGACTCCGGCCGCTCGCCCGTCAGCGCCCCCGGCGCCGACGCCGGCTCCGATTCCGGCGCAACAGGCGACCGAACCCCGCGTACCTATGTGCTCGACACGTCGGTACTGCTGTCGGACCCGTGGGCGCTCACCCGGTTCGCCGAACACCACGTGGTGCTGCCCATCGTTGTGATCAGCGAGTTGGAGGGCAAACGACACCATCCGGAACTCGGGTGGTTCGCCAGGGAGTCGCTCCGGATGCTGGACGACCTCAGGCGCACCCACGGCCGTCTCGACGTGCCCGTGCCGATCGGTGCGTGCGGCGGAACGGTGCAGGTGGAGTTGAACCATTCCGACCCGACGGTGCTCCCACCCGGTTTCCGCACCGACTCCAACGATCACCGCATTCTCGCGTGCGCGTTGAACCTCGCCACGGAGCGGACGTCGGTGACGCTGGTGACCAAGGACATCCCGCTGCGGGTCAAGGCGGGCGCGGTGGGGCTTGCCGCCGACGAGTACCGCGCCGAGGAGGTGACGCCGTCCGGGTGGACGGGCATGGCCGACCTCGACGTGCCTGCCGAGGCCATCGACGCGTTGTTCGCGGACGGCGAGGTGGATCTGGCCGACTTCGGAAGGGCCGAGGCCGCCGAGTTGCCGTGCAACACCGGGATGCGGCTGATGGCAGGCACCACGAGCGCGCTCGGCAGGATGACCCCGGCCAAGCGGGTGAGGCTGGTGCGGGGTGACCGCGAGGTGTTCGGGCTGCACGGGCGATCGGCTGAGCAGCGCATCGCGCTCGACCTGCTGATGGACCCGGACGTCGGGATCGTGTCACTCGGCGGAAGGGCAGGCACGGGGAAGTCCGCGCTCGCGTTGTGTGCTGGGCTGGAGTCGGTGCTCGAACGCGGCATGCATCGCAAGGTCGTCGTGTTCAGGCCGCTCTACGCGGTGGGAGGGCAGGACCTCGGCTACCTGCCCGGCACCGAGAGCGAGAAGATGCAGCCGTGGGCGCAGGCCGTGTTCGACACCCTCGGCGCGCTGGTGAGCCAGGAAGTGATCGACGAGGTCTTCGACCGGGGGATGCTCGAGGTGCTGCCGCTGACGCACATCAGGGGCCGCTCGCTGCACGACGCCTTCGTGATCGTGGACGAGGCGCAGTCGCTGGAACGCAACGTGCTGCTCACCGTGTTGTCCCGGCTGGGAACCGCGTCGAGGGTCGTGCTGACCCACGACGTCGCGCAGCGGGACAACCTGCGGGTCGGCAGGCACGACGGGGTGTCCGCTGTGATCGAGAAGCTGAAGGGGCACCCGCTGTTCGCGCACGTGACCCTGACGCGTTCGGAGCGTTCACCGATCGCCGCGCTGGTCACGGAAATGCTGGAGAACCACGGCTAG
- a CDS encoding GuaB1 family IMP dehydrogenase-related protein, which yields MQFLEGHRPPHDLTYDDVYLLPNRSAVESRFDVDLSTVDGTGTTIPIVVANMTAVAGRRMAETVARRGGLVILPQDVDPDAVADITAWVKNRHPVWDTPLILRAGDAVADVLNLVGKRSHGAVAVVDGEGRPVGIVTEEACGGVDRFARLTEVLERSVLTVPLDTPPREVYEHLHERGENLALGIDAEGRLAGVLTQVGALRAGIYTPALDAEGRLRIGAAVGVNGDVAAKAEAVLSAGVNVLVVDTAHGHQEKMLAALKAVRSVSPSVPVVAGNVVTAEGTRDLIEAGADVVKVGVGPGAMCTTRMMTGVGRPQLSAVLDCAEAARELGKHVWADGGVRHPRDVALALAAGASAAMVGSWFAGTYESPGDLRHDEHGRPYKESFGMASKRAVTARTRSDNAYERARKSLFEEGISSSRMALDPLRPSVEDLLDSITAGVRSACTYAGAADLEQFHQRAVLGVQSAAGFAEGRPLPAGW from the coding sequence GTGCAGTTCCTCGAAGGCCACCGGCCTCCACACGACCTGACCTACGACGACGTCTACCTGCTGCCCAACCGCTCCGCGGTGGAGTCGCGGTTCGACGTGGACCTCTCCACGGTCGATGGCACGGGTACCACCATCCCGATCGTCGTCGCCAACATGACCGCCGTCGCCGGACGCCGGATGGCCGAGACCGTCGCCCGCAGAGGTGGCCTTGTCATCCTTCCCCAGGACGTCGATCCCGACGCGGTCGCCGACATCACGGCGTGGGTCAAGAACCGCCACCCCGTGTGGGACACGCCGCTGATCCTGCGTGCCGGTGATGCGGTGGCCGACGTGCTGAATCTCGTGGGCAAGCGCTCCCACGGCGCCGTCGCCGTCGTGGACGGCGAGGGCCGCCCCGTCGGCATCGTCACCGAGGAGGCATGTGGGGGCGTCGATCGCTTCGCCCGTCTGACGGAGGTACTGGAGCGGTCGGTGTTGACCGTGCCACTCGACACCCCGCCCCGTGAGGTCTACGAACACCTGCACGAACGCGGCGAGAATCTCGCGCTCGGCATCGATGCCGAGGGACGGCTCGCGGGTGTGCTGACCCAGGTGGGCGCGCTGCGGGCTGGCATCTACACGCCCGCTCTCGACGCCGAAGGCAGGTTGCGCATCGGCGCGGCCGTCGGCGTCAACGGCGACGTGGCGGCCAAGGCCGAGGCCGTGCTGAGCGCGGGTGTCAACGTGCTCGTCGTCGATACCGCCCACGGCCACCAGGAGAAGATGCTGGCCGCGCTGAAGGCGGTGCGGTCGGTGTCACCCTCGGTGCCGGTGGTGGCAGGCAACGTGGTGACCGCGGAAGGCACCCGCGACCTCATCGAGGCCGGAGCTGACGTCGTCAAGGTGGGTGTCGGCCCCGGCGCCATGTGCACCACCCGGATGATGACCGGTGTCGGCAGGCCACAGCTTTCGGCCGTGCTCGACTGCGCCGAGGCCGCACGCGAACTCGGCAAGCACGTGTGGGCCGACGGCGGTGTCCGTCACCCGAGGGATGTGGCACTCGCGCTCGCGGCAGGTGCGTCGGCGGCCATGGTGGGGTCGTGGTTCGCGGGCACGTACGAGTCGCCCGGCGACCTGCGCCACGACGAGCACGGCAGGCCGTACAAGGAGTCGTTCGGCATGGCCTCCAAGCGAGCCGTCACCGCGCGCACCCGCTCCGACAACGCCTACGAACGCGCGCGCAAATCGCTGTTCGAGGAGGGCATTTCGTCGTCGAGGATGGCGCTCGACCCGCTCAGGCCGAGCGTGGAGGACCTGCTCGACTCGATCACGGCGGGTGTGCGCTCGGCCTGCACGTACGCCGGAGCCGCCGACCTGGAGCAGTTCCACCAGCGGGCGGTGCTGGGTGTGCAGTCGGCGGCGGGCTTCGCCGAAGGCCGCCCCCTTCCGGCAGGCTGGTAA
- a CDS encoding isoprenyl transferase — translation MSLRSFLSRVVYTVYSWRLKQQAAGRHPRHIGIILDGNRRWAREAGFTDVNGGHRVGARKIADFLSWCREANVQVVTLWLLSTENVRNRSNEEVAALLEIIPDVVDELARPGNPWRLSIVGALDMLPTDVAARLTAAAQRTDGRTGMIVNVAVGYGGRQEIADAVRKLLRQHADEGTTIHELAKILDVDHISEHLYTSGQPDPDLIIRTSGEQRLSGFLLWQSAHSEFWFTEAYWPAFRRVDFLRALRDFAVRHRRYGG, via the coding sequence GTGAGTCTTCGCTCGTTCCTCTCCCGCGTGGTCTACACGGTGTACTCGTGGCGGCTCAAGCAGCAGGCCGCGGGAAGGCACCCGCGTCACATCGGCATCATCCTCGACGGCAATCGCCGTTGGGCCCGTGAGGCTGGATTCACCGACGTCAACGGCGGTCACAGAGTGGGCGCGCGCAAGATCGCCGACTTCCTGAGCTGGTGCAGGGAGGCGAACGTCCAGGTCGTCACGCTGTGGTTGCTGTCAACGGAGAACGTGCGTAACCGCTCCAACGAAGAGGTCGCCGCGCTCCTGGAGATCATCCCGGACGTGGTTGACGAGCTGGCCAGGCCCGGCAACCCGTGGCGGCTCTCGATCGTGGGCGCCCTCGACATGCTGCCCACCGACGTCGCGGCCCGGCTCACGGCCGCGGCGCAGCGCACGGACGGCCGCACCGGAATGATCGTTAACGTCGCCGTCGGTTACGGGGGACGACAGGAAATCGCCGACGCCGTGCGCAAGTTGTTGCGCCAGCATGCCGACGAGGGCACGACCATTCACGAACTCGCGAAGATCCTCGACGTCGATCACATTTCCGAGCACCTGTACACGTCGGGACAACCCGACCCGGACTTGATCATCCGCACGTCCGGCGAGCAGCGCTTGTCCGGCTTCCTGCTGTGGCAGTCGGCGCACTCCGAGTTCTGGTTCACGGAGGCGTACTGGCCCGCGTTCCGGCGCGTTGACTTCCTGCGCGCGTTGCGGGACTTCGCGGTGCGACACCGTCGGTACGGCGGATGA
- a CDS encoding NAD(P)/FAD-dependent oxidoreductase has product MSAPGEIAVDLLVVGAGPTGLYAAYYAGFRGMSVAVVDSLPEAGGQVTAMYPEKMIYDVAGFPAVRGRDLVKGLVEQASQWNPTYLLGRRAHKLHSSDDGDDGLRVVLEDGASVSARAVLVTAGIGEFTPRPLPSGQGWLGRGLVHFVPALDAHAGQDVVVVGGGDSAFDWALALRPIASSVTLVHRRARFRAAESIVRQAYAEGVRVMTDAEVVALRGDANDLLAEVDVAVGGDRVTLPAQTVVAALGFTADLGPIESWGLGVERRAIRVDTTMATAREGVYAAGDVATYPGKVKLIATGFGEAATAVNNIAVALNPGAKLFPGHSSDV; this is encoded by the coding sequence ATGAGCGCCCCCGGGGAGATTGCCGTTGACCTGCTCGTGGTCGGTGCCGGCCCCACCGGCCTCTACGCCGCCTACTACGCGGGCTTCCGCGGCATGTCCGTCGCTGTCGTCGATTCCCTGCCGGAAGCGGGCGGACAGGTCACCGCCATGTACCCGGAAAAGATGATCTATGACGTCGCCGGGTTCCCCGCCGTCCGTGGACGTGACCTCGTGAAGGGCCTCGTCGAGCAGGCGAGCCAGTGGAACCCGACCTACCTGCTGGGACGCAGGGCACACAAGCTGCACTCCTCGGACGACGGGGACGACGGCCTGCGGGTGGTTCTCGAGGACGGGGCCTCGGTCAGCGCTCGTGCCGTGCTGGTCACCGCGGGTATCGGCGAGTTCACGCCGCGGCCGCTGCCGTCCGGCCAGGGTTGGCTGGGCCGCGGCCTCGTGCACTTCGTTCCCGCTCTCGACGCGCACGCGGGCCAGGATGTCGTGGTGGTCGGCGGCGGTGACTCGGCTTTCGATTGGGCGCTGGCGCTGCGGCCGATCGCGTCGAGCGTGACGCTGGTGCACCGCAGAGCGCGGTTCCGTGCCGCCGAGTCCATCGTGCGGCAGGCGTACGCCGAGGGCGTGCGGGTGATGACCGACGCGGAGGTTGTCGCTTTACGCGGTGACGCGAACGACCTGCTCGCCGAGGTCGATGTGGCGGTCGGCGGCGACCGCGTCACCCTTCCCGCACAGACGGTCGTCGCCGCGCTGGGCTTCACCGCCGACCTCGGGCCCATCGAGAGCTGGGGACTGGGGGTGGAGCGCAGAGCGATCCGTGTGGATACCACCATGGCGACCGCGCGGGAAGGTGTCTACGCCGCGGGAGACGTGGCGACGTACCCCGGCAAGGTCAAGCTCATCGCCACCGGGTTCGGAGAGGCCGCAACGGCCGTCAACAACATCGCCGTGGCACTGAACCCGGGTGCCAAGCTCTTCCCGGGCCACTCCAGCGACGTGTGA
- a CDS encoding TetR/AcrR family transcriptional regulator, producing MSEDLALTPAAERVLEVAGRLFYDNGIHAVGVESIASEAGVTKKTLYDRFGSKDALVTHYLRRRDERYREHVQAVVERRGRMTPTRRLLLVFDALEEWIATENPRGCAFVNAQAELPDAAHPAREVIREQKQWMFDYLRALARDAGVRNPRKLATSLLMLLEGATVTASLGVVPGAVGNAKEVARQLIGAG from the coding sequence ATGAGCGAAGATCTCGCGCTGACCCCTGCCGCCGAGCGGGTACTCGAAGTGGCGGGGCGGCTGTTCTACGACAACGGCATCCACGCCGTCGGTGTCGAGTCGATCGCGAGCGAGGCCGGGGTCACGAAGAAGACCCTCTACGACCGGTTCGGCTCCAAGGACGCCCTCGTGACGCACTACCTGAGGCGCAGGGACGAGCGGTACCGCGAGCACGTGCAAGCCGTGGTGGAGCGAAGGGGACGCATGACGCCCACGCGCCGCTTGCTGCTCGTCTTCGACGCCCTTGAGGAGTGGATCGCGACGGAGAACCCACGAGGGTGCGCCTTCGTCAACGCCCAGGCCGAGCTACCGGACGCCGCCCACCCCGCCCGCGAGGTGATCAGGGAGCAGAAGCAGTGGATGTTCGACTACCTGCGCGCGCTCGCCAGGGACGCGGGGGTGCGCAATCCCCGCAAGCTCGCCACCTCGCTGCTGATGCTGCTGGAGGGAGCCACGGTCACCGCCTCCCTCGGCGTCGTGCCGGGAGCGGTGGGCAACGCCAAGGAGGTGGCGAGGCAGTTGATCGGAGCGGGCTGA
- a CDS encoding potassium channel family protein codes for MTVSLARATLSGAALVAGYFFVPLQDSGTATWAWFAIALTLWTVLIVRQVLAVSRSTAPRLQAIETLGVAVPLFLVVFALTYAALGQADPTAFTEPVDKTDALYFTVSVFATVGFGDIAAVSHAARVVATLQMIVGLVLVGVIAKVLVGAVSVAVRRRGGEK; via the coding sequence GTGACCGTCTCACTCGCGCGAGCGACGCTGTCGGGGGCCGCCCTCGTGGCCGGGTATTTCTTCGTACCGTTGCAGGATTCCGGTACGGCCACGTGGGCGTGGTTCGCGATCGCTCTCACGCTGTGGACGGTGTTGATCGTCCGTCAGGTACTGGCGGTGTCGCGGTCCACCGCACCCCGGCTGCAGGCAATCGAGACGCTCGGGGTTGCGGTGCCGCTGTTCCTCGTGGTGTTCGCACTGACCTATGCCGCACTGGGCCAGGCCGATCCCACCGCGTTCACCGAACCGGTGGACAAGACCGACGCGCTCTACTTCACCGTGTCGGTCTTCGCCACCGTCGGGTTCGGTGACATCGCCGCGGTCAGCCACGCGGCCAGGGTTGTGGCGACATTGCAGATGATCGTCGGGCTGGTTCTCGTCGGCGTCATCGCCAAGGTGCTCGTCGGAGCCGTTTCCGTCGCCGTGCGACGCAGGGGAGGCGAGAAGTGA